The Bacillus marinisedimentorum DNA segment CCTTTTTGCCGTCCGGTCTTATGACGAATGTTTATTTACATTTCGGGCAGAAAAACGGGAAGAGTATGAATATGTCCTTAATGTGCCGGAAGAAATTTCATTACCTGATGGTTCCTCGATTGCAAGCTTCCACACATACGAATTCCCTCATGGGCACCAGGATGAAAATATCTTTGTTTGCGGAGCGGATTCCATTAAACTCCCTTTACTCATCCGGAATCGCCGTAACGGAGACCGTATGTCGGTTCTCGGAATGCAGGGAACCAAAAAGCTGAAAGATATCTTCATCGATCAAAAAGTTCCGATTGAAAAACGGAACCGCTGGCCTGTTGTGACAGACTCAGAAGGCAGGATACTCTGGCTTCCGCAGCTGAAAAAATCTGCGTTTGCAGAAACGGATAGAAGGAAACAAGAATATATAGTCATTCAGTATACTTAAGAAGCAACATCATCCAGGAGGGGCAGAAATAATGCATAACGAAATTGAGAAAGTGCTCATTTCCGAAGAGGAAATTCAAAAAAAAGTAACAGAATTAGCGGAGGAGCTGTCAACTGAATATAAAGACCGCTTTCCGCTGGCGATCGGCGTGTTGAAAGGGGCCATGCCTTTTATGGCCGATCTGTTGAAGCGTATGGACATCCATCTGGAAATGGATTTCATGGATGTCTCCAGTTACGGCAATTCCACGGTTTCCTCCGGGGAAGTCAAGATTGTTAAGGATTTGAACACTCCTGTCGAAGGCCGGGATATTGTCATCATTGAAGATATCATCGACAGCGGCTTGACGTTGAGTTATCTTGTTGAGCTTTTCCGCCATCGCCGGGCAAAATCGGTTAAAATCGTCACCCTGCTGGATAAGCCGAGCGGACGCAAGAGCG contains these protein-coding regions:
- the hpt gene encoding hypoxanthine phosphoribosyltransferase; the encoded protein is MMHNEIEKVLISEEEIQKKVTELAEELSTEYKDRFPLAIGVLKGAMPFMADLLKRMDIHLEMDFMDVSSYGNSTVSSGEVKIVKDLNTPVEGRDIVIIEDIIDSGLTLSYLVELFRHRRAKSVKIVTLLDKPSGRKSDVKADMVGFNVPDEFVVGYGLDYAERYRNLPYIGVLKPEIYTN